DNA from Eucalyptus grandis isolate ANBG69807.140 chromosome 5, ASM1654582v1, whole genome shotgun sequence:
CTTCTACTGATGAGCTGTGCTgggacctttacaaaaaaaaaaaaaacgataaaagggagaagaattttattgatcaatCCCTATTAACTATGGTTtcactttaattaaaaatttattagacTGATATGTAGTAGGATAAGTGACAAGTACTTGTGGTGACCCGAATAGATCGGGGCCGTCAAGGGGTGCCacttattttcatgaaaaatgatgtcTCTACTCGCGAAAAAATCCCCTGTAGATGGATCAAGAACATGATATCCTTTCTGTAGGTTGGGGTAACCCATAAATATGCATCGTTTGGCACGGGGACTGATTTTGTTCCGAGGTCCCAAAGTTGCAGTGTAGCATAAACAACCGAAAACTCTTAAATGACCAATTGCTGGTTTTTTGCCATATAGTAATTCAAAAGGTGATTTACTAGCTAGTATTCGAGTTGGCATCCGTTTGATAAGATATGCTGTAGTGAGAATACAATCTCCCCAATAAATATCTGGAATGGATCCCTGAAACTTCAGTGCTCTGGCAACCTCCAATAGATGACAATGCTTACGTTCtactactccattttgttgcgGAGTGTAAACGCATGAGCTTTCATGTAGAATCCCATGAGATAGTAAAAGTGAGCTGCATTCatggttaaattttttttcccattatcAGTGCGAATCCGCCTGATTGtcttcccaaactgattcttgGTCAGAATGATAAAGGATTTCACATTAGAAGACACTTGAGCTTCGGACTGCATTAGAAATATCCAGGTGGCATGGGAGTGATCATCCACTATAGTAAGAAAATAGCGTGAACCATCACGATGTGCCGTGTGATAAGGTCCCCAGACATCGATGTGGAGTAGTGAAAAAAATGTAGTGGAATGACTCTTACTGGTGGGAAAAGATGTGCGAGATTGTTTTGCCATAGGACATATATGGCATTTAGAGCAAGGAAAAAAAGCACTATGACCCATTCTTGAATGTAAAAGAAAGTTCTTATCATCGGTAGTAGCATTacacaatgatattttattcAAGACAATTGATGAAAAATCAAAGTGATTTGGAAGgtcattccaaaaaaataatccttCCGAGAGATTACCCAATCCCATCGGCTTGCCAGTCGAAAGGGCTTGGAAAAAACAAGCATTAGAATCAAATAATACTCGATAGGAATTTTCCTCGTAGACTTTGGACACGGAGataatattaaattgaaaatgaggGACATATAGGACATTTCGAAGGGTAATTTGAGGACTCAGACGAATAGTGCCTGTCAAGGTGATATTGGTGATATTGCCATTCGGCAATTGCACAGAAATAGGGATATCCAATTCCTTATGCATATCAGAGAAATAACTTTTATCACAAATAATGTGATCACTTGCTCCCGAGTCCACTATCCAAgcttttcttgaaatagaaTTTATCAGGCAATGAGATATACCTGAAAAACTTCCTCCTTTATTTGCAATGTCTGCCTTTTGTAGAGCCTACATCAGTTGCTCATATTATCCATAGGTAATTGGCCGATCATTAGTGAGCCCAGTAACTTGGCAAGCTGCaaaatattctttcatttttttctttttctcctggctttccatgcaatttccaacaattatcTATAGTATGATGTGGGCGTTTGCAGTATTCGCAATATAATTTGCCTCTCCCTTTcgaattttggccaaaattcctTGAAAACACGGAAATGATCTAGTCGTCCGATCCCTTTTTCGCGGAATTATATGCACCGTTTGATTCCACGGAAAGATCAGCTTCCTAGATATCGTCGGATCGCCGTGGAAAATCTGGGCTGTTCGTGCCCCCCTTTTAAGCGTCCTCTCGCCACTCCCTTGCAACCCTAGAATCTCTCGATTTTCTCTCGCTAGGGTTTTGAACCCCGATTCTTGTCGCTCGTCGCAAAGCGCAAGAGTGACGTTGTCGCTTCTGTCTTGTGCTCCGGCGCCGTGAGTCGCTGGTTTTCTTCCCTGAACAACGAGTTGGAAAATCCTTCCGAGAGGAGGGACGAGATCCATCGCCAAAATCTGCGATTGGAACGTCAGGTAATTCttgttcaaaatcaaaaggaaaaagtggttttctctctctcttttatagaTCTATACTGTTCGAGGGTCTCCGCCGGTCCCTTGAGTTTTTCTTCCGCGGCCTCGAGCTCGTTCCAAAGCGACGATAGCTTGTTGTAACAAGCCGCGACCGTCAGATTTCCTTGCTTGAATTCGCCGAGTTCCTGCATgagggaaaaatatttttgctcgATCTAATTTTCCGTACATTTCTTTGATATTGTCCCACATTTTCTTCAAGTCTTGTTGGTGGGAGGCCGGCCACGACGTTTGGAGAGATGCAATTGCCTATCCATGTTCGGATGAGGTGGTTGCATTGGgcaacgtttctgttcaaaaattgttcaggaacaagaaatagaaaaagtgtttctattccgaggaacaatttttgaacagaaagatgcgtttggtaaatttgttccggaaataaaaatgaatagaaacacgtttgataaatttatattcttttttgtttcttttaaatttttaatatttttattttatttttcctttttttcctttcttttttatttttcttctttcggccggtcaccggccccAGAATCGGCCAAGGGGCTAGTAGCCTCGACCCGGCCACAgcaaggctcgccggccgccggcgaggcctcgccgtggttgggcgaggctcggcctcgccggacacaggcgagcccgagctcgcccagccaccggagagcctcgccatggctgggcgagctcgggcttgcccagatccggtgaggtcgagcctcgccacggttgggcgagctcgggctcgcctagatttggcgaggctcgcgggggccggcgacgctggcctcccggatccgggcgaggctcggctggccggcgcgggcgaggctcggccttgccgggggcggcgatgctccggcgaggtcgccggccctcgacggccagtcgccggccatggccgaggccggcggctggccaaagaaaaaagaagaaaagaagaagaaagagaagagagagaagaaataatttttttgtttcttcaaaagtgtttcggaacaagaaataactttttttttttttgtttcttgtttctgttccagatgtgtttctcggaacaaaaaaataagaatctgTTCAGGAACAGATTCAGAACGAAAACATGCACGCCCTTGCATTTTCTCTAGTGTCGGGCCAATCACTCGTCCGAAGGAACATGCACGGTTCCGTCAAGGAATCCGTCCTTGTCCTTTGTCACGAGGGCTTGCCGGAAGTCTTGTGACCATCTGGAGTAGTTTTCCGGCCTAGTCAGCTGCAAGGTAATCAATCGTGAGCCGGACCGTCGGCGGTTGACACGTACAGGGGATCGCCAGGCTCTGGTCGGCCAGTGATAGCCGCGATTGGAAAAGGTAGAAAATTGGGTGAGAAACTCcggtagggattcgtccctaAGCCTGACCCGCCAAATCCGATTCCATGACCCACATGTGAGAAATTCTGGTAGGGATTCACTCCCAAACCCGCTTTGTCCGACCCACTAATTTGTTCTGTTCCGGCGGTTCGGCTTGCCCCATTCGTGGCTGGTAGGCCTCCGTCGGGTTGAACGCTACTTTGGTAGCTTGTAATCCCCGGCGATGATGCACTTGGCCCAACGTACCAAGGATACGGGTACCCATTGGTAAGGATGGCCCGCAATGGGCAACCCCATGTTTGACTAAGCCGGAAAAAAATGGCCATTGCACACCTTGAGCCTGATGTTGCTGTTGGGTTGTGGGAGTCGGCACAAGATGGCTTTGTGCTTATGAGATTTGTGGCACAACATCTTCTGTGGATGAAACATCAGGAGCCGAGGATGAGTTTTCTGGGTGAGCCATGGTAATCATTTAtgcttgcttcttcttcctttatcgAAAGATTGATTCCTTCATAAATCTCTTTTGCAAATCAGAGAGTTCAAAGAATAATTGGTGCGGAAGCAGGTTCAGGAGCCtactgctctgataccatgacagaATGCGTAAAGGAAGCAAGAGGCGAAGCGAAGAAAGAGGATTCGCAGAGAAGTTTTTCTATTACTTCAATTGTATGTAATCGATATACTATGTTCTGTAATTATAATACAGAATGCACatgaagaaaggaaataaaatatttgacaaatattcTACAAATCAAATCTATATATCTGTCCAATGTTTAATTGAtccaattagatcaatttagatCAAATCTGCTGGATCTTcaggcatatcttccaacaaataTGTTACAATAAGtatgttttccaaaagaagTGAGCTTGCAATAGGATCTATGCTCAAGTTAATTTCTTCATATCTGTCGGTCAATTGGGAGAAGTCCCCATGAAAAAGCATAGAGGGTACACCTTAGCGAATTGCTTTGAAGGAAAGCTCAACCTCAGAGATGTGTGGTCAGGATATCCAAGTTGGGTTAGATGTGAAGACCATGTGAGAATAGACTTttggaggaggagaaagagaaggggaccggggggggggtggggtggggtggtcGGTTGCCCATCTGACTCCTTCACAATTACTTGTGGGGGCACAAGGAATAAACTAAGACCATGGGGAGcctttagaaattatatctccttcacaatttttatattttaaggtGCTAGTTAGATAGACTCCTCCCTTCAGACTTATGGATCCTTTACATTATGCTGTGCTACTGTGTCCCACGGGTGTCTTACTAATCTGTCTCGGCCGCTGATGGATACGTTTGTGCTGCAACAACTTTATATTAATGCACATTCGAGATAGAGATTGGGTAGTACAATTGAAATAGTTTCTTATCATCTGAGTCTTTGTAACGGTTCTCAATTATGTTTCCTGGACCTTGTTTAAGTGACTTTGGGTCAACCTAAAACATACTTTCATTCCGTGCTGGAAAAGTTTGTTTCTAGCAAAGAGGGTTATTTAGAATATCAGGTGAAGATACTAGAAACATGTCTTTTGGACAGCTATGTGCTGTTCAAAGATGCATCAAACAATAAGATATATCCTTTCCGTTACCTCTTTACCGAGGTGGCAGCAGAAATACTTGTTATCGTATATTTGGAAGAAGAATGCTAAAAATGTCCCTTTGTCATCAGAAAATGGAAGCTATAATTTTCCAAGTGTTAGTTACTTTAGTTATGTGCAGATCTCGTAATTCGCTCATCTTTGATGCACGTTTAAATGCGTTTATTGCTTCCAAAAGTTTTGCTAACCACCGTTCAACCTAACCTTTTGTTGATATCAACCGTGTTTCCGTAATCAATACCCATAAATTATGTACACGCATTTGTGGGATGTGAATCCTCTACTTCGCACGATATTTTAATGGGTGTCTTATCATATCTCAACCATTGGTATCTATTTGTTTGAGATAATCATATTATTTAACTTATAATACTTCTACCCAGCATGTTTTTTTaacaattatttcttcttttttcagcaATCTATCTCGAGTGATTCAATCCTGACATTTAAGTAGACAGTTTAGGATTGCACAACTGACCAATAAGTAGACAATTTAGGATTGCATGCAGATTAATGTGTCGTATTCTTTAGCTGTTGTTTTTCATTGCTTTGACCCAAAATTTTAAGTCCGAGCCTGCTGTTTGTTTGCATGCGATCCTAAATTGTCTAACTATTGGTAGGGAGTGAAATCCTAAATTGTCTACGTATTCGTCAGGAGGGGATAATGGATTGctgaaaaaaggagaaataatgATCAACAAAAGAACTTGTTGGGTAGAGGTATTATAAGTTAAATAATGTGATTATCTTAGATAAATTTCAGCCCAAAGAGCTCCGTAATAACCAGGTTTGAAGTAATAACCGTTGGTATTCCTTTGAAGAATTAAGATAGTAGACTACATATAGTGTATCAAGTTTTGCATAGATGAATAAATAGGTTTATAAACAAAAGAAGCTATAAATATTCTGAAAAAAGCTATATGACAGAAAAACTTGCATTTGTCACAAATTCTTACCAATCCATTGCTATCATCGTGTGATAAATGGGTGTTGTCCTTCTCTGTCTCCCAAATAAAACAAGGAATAGGTTTTTGGACTTCATTGTCCTTTTTCCACGTATAATTTCGtcatttggaagaaaaatacaaCCCCCCAacccaaaacaaaaagaaaaaaaactcaaatagGAAGATCGACCAAAAAAAGCTTCAAAAGCTAATCCCGATATTGAGCAGAATCAGGCAAAAGAGAAGATCATCGGGCACCACTGCCACCGACCAGTCAATTAGCTCTCACCGAAAACCAAGCCAACCCTGGCCTATAAGTGTGAGGATGGTCGATTCAGAGGGCGTGCACGTCGAAGTGACCAAGTTCCTTCGGACGTGTCTCAAGATCTGCTACACAAACGATGGACATTAGCCACGCCACCAAGCATTCCTCATCCACGTCTAGAGGGCCACTCTATGATGTTTTCCTGAGTTTCAGGGGGGCAGACACGCGCCATAGATTTGCGGATTGCCTATACAACATGTTGACTTATGCTAGGATTCATGTCTTTAGGGACAAGGAAGAGATGAAGAGCGGCGAAGAAATCCACCCCCAGCTGATCCAGGCTATCAAGCAGTCCAAGATATCAATACCCGTCATTTCCACTGATTATGGGTCCAGCAAGAGCTGCCTCATGGAATTGGAGCAAATGTTAAAGTGCAAGAAAAACGAGAGTCACATCATCATCCCTGTCTTCTATTATGTCGACCCGTCGGATGTACGCAATTGCAGGGGCTCTTTTAGGAGGTCCATGCAAGGGCACAAGCGCAACCATGAAGGCAAAGTCATTGATTCCTGGAAGTCCGCTCTCCGTCGGATCGGAGAGTTGAATGGATACCATCTCGATGAAACCAGAGAAGTGTAATTTCCACGACACACTCTCGTCTGAGATTACTTTTCTCATGCATCATGCCTACTTTTGCGTAAGATTAACTAGGTTTAAATCATATCCAATATTATGTTCGTTATCATAACAGTGACAACGGTTGCATCCTTCACAAATACATTTTCTTCCGCTTTTAGTCCTTCTCTTACCTGcccttttttattctatttacaTGTGGCAGGCCTCATGGCGAGCTCATAAAGCAAATTGTCGGGCAAGTTCTGAAGAAGCTGAAGACGGAGGACCTAATTGTGCCGAAACATTTAGTGGGAGTAGATTCTCACGTGCAAGACATAATGGCAAAGCTGAAGGTTAACTACTGCAATAGGCAAGCGGTTAATATTGGGCCCACATGTGAAATGTTGTTAATACATGGCATCGCAGGGGTCGGTAAAACGGCCTTGGCGAAACATGTTTATAATCAACTTTATCATCTGTTCGATGCCTGTAGCTCTCTTGGGCCGATCCCAGCCAAAATTACGCCTCGCGGGGTCTTGTCTCTGCAAAAGAAACTGATTTCCGACCTCCATAATGGAAATGTCCGAAAGTCTTATAGTTCTGACAATGCTCTGTCTCATATTCAGAACAGgtttaaaagaatgaagatcCTCCTTCTCCTTGACGGTGTGGGAGGTCATGAACAGCTCGGCGACGTAGTCGGAGAGCTTGATTGGCTTGGCCCAGGGAGCAGGGTCATTCTGACATCCCAAAAACAAGACGtccttaaaaaaatcaatggcGCAGAAAGTTTTCCCCTTGGACCGTTGAAACAAGACGAAGCTCTGAGATTATTCTGCAGGCATGCTTTTCAAACGGACTCTCCCCGTGAGGAATTCAAGAATCTGTCAACAGATATCGTTGCTGCTACCAGCGGGCTACCTTTAGCGCTTCAGATGGTAGGCTCATCTCTGTTTCTTGAGAAATCAAAGAGGGTGTGGAGGGAAACATTGAGTGAATTGAAAGCAGCTCCACTTGAGCAAGTCGAAACAGCCTTGAACAAGAGCTATACAAACCTAAATGATAAAGAAAGACAGATATTTCTCGACATAGCATGCTTCTTTGTCGGAATGGACAAGAGAATCCCCTACTACATGTGGGATGACTGTACGTATTCTCCTTCTAAATCAATTCGAGCTCTTCATACCTGGTCTTTGATAGATATCGGAGAGGATAAGGAACTATGCATGCATGAAATACTGAAGAATTTTGGCCGGGAAATTGTCAAGAATGAGAACAGAGATGAACCTTGCAAGCGTAGTAGGCTGTGCGACCACGAAGAAGCACTGGATGTGCTAAACAGAAGGAAGGTAACTTCTACGGTCACTGCGCCACATCTTTTCTTCTATAGATGCCAGTTGATGCTGTTATTGGTCCCTTCCATTCAATTATTCGTCAAGAGTGATCCTAAAAGACAGCTCTATTTTTTGTCTTAAAGTTAATTTTGTTTTGCTTGATTTACAGGGTACTAAGAAAGTCAAGGCGCTTGGGCTCGAGTTTTGTGATGAACCTAAAGGGAATAGCAGCTTCGAATGTGATCGATTTGAtggctttcagcatttgagGTTCCTCAAGCTGGATCGGGCTGATATTTGCGGAAACTTTGGGGATCGTCTCTCGAGCTTAAGGTGGCTTGATTGGCGAGGGCGCCCCAAGATCTTTGATGTTCAATCGCTAAATCTGTATTTGCCAAACTTGTTGATTCTTAATTTGTCGGGGAGTCAGGTTGACAAAGACTGGAGTGGTTGGGACCTGCTTAACCAGGTGTGGAATGAATCCACAATCTTCGTGCATTTTTTCTTTGACGACGTTCTTCTCAAGAACTAAATATTTACCATCATATCCTATTTATCTTGCAGACAAGAAAACTGAAAGTCTTGAATCTAACTGGCTGTGTCAAATTGATTGCCACCCCAACATTTCCTACTTCAATGGAACTGGAAATACTTATCCTGAAAGGTTGCTCTAATTTAGCAATTATAAATGCATCATTTTGTGTACTGAAGAAGCTGGTTTATTTGAATATGAAGGGATGCAGTCTCCTCCATGAATTGCCAGATTTGGGTCATATGAGAGGTTTGAAAGAGCTTGTGATTGATGAAACTTCCATTTGTCGGATTGATTTCAAAGAAGGTTCTGTGGGGAATCTCAAACGTCTCAGTGCTCGCGGTTGCAAACACCTGAAGGAAATGCCCGATTCAATAAAGTACTTGACGTCTCTAAAAAATCTCGCTCTAGATGGCACTGAAATCCGTACGCTCCGAGAGTCCATCGAGTCACTGAAGAAACTGCAGATACTGTCTCTAAAGAACTGTGGGAGTCTATCCGATCTTCCAGATGGAATAGGGAAGCTCAGTTCTCTGCAATCcctaaatttatctcaaactaggATTCACAAGTTACCTTCTTCAGTCAAGGATTTGAAAGATATGAAAGTGCTTAGGATGAGGGATACTTTTATACACAAGTTTCCTGAAGTTATACTAAAATTGGAGAAGCTAGAAGAGATAGATTTATCGTCATGCCAGAGATTAGAGTGGAGAAACGACTACGACATTGGGACATTGTCATCTTTGGCAATTCTGAAACTGTCTGACACTCGGATTTCTAGCCTACCTCCAAGCATTTCCCGCCTTTCTCGTCTCCGCGAACTCCATATCTTCGGATGCAACAATCTTAGCCTACCCAAGTTGTCCCCGTTAGTTAAAGTTTTTAGGGATTCGCCTAACTAGATTCTACCAAGTCTTATTTACACTTTTTTGAATATCTTTTGAATTGTCTATTATTTGTAAATCATTACGGATTTTAGACTATTTTATATTCATGCTGTTCGCTTTTGTAACGAGCTTAtcctttgaattaaaaaaaaaaaaatctagagttTTTCTTTGCGCATCATGCGTCTTACGAGTTGTGACTCTTTCTTAACCATTCCGACTGGGTCTGTTTCAGAATGCCGGATTATGTGTGACAGAGCATATCTATTGCAATCCTCTCCAGAAGTAGGAATCACATCAACGAGATCGATCAAAAGTTCTTGCTTGGAGAAAAGATTCCAAACTTTTGACGGGTTGCCTCCAAGAAAACCTGAAAACATTGCATGGATTTGCAATATCTTCAACATTGCTCCAACTTATTCTTCACCAATTTCATTGTTCTAGTTTCTAGGATGTCCATGTAATAAAAGATACTATCTCTCCACAAGCCAACCAAATAGCTTCCCACGCAGTAAAATTTCCATCAATACCTCAGTGAAATTCATCAAAATTATCGCGTCGTGTGTAACTGCAATTCTCAAGACGACCTTCATTGCAACAATCGCCGACTCCATTGTATCCGTCGCAATCTCCATAGACTTCGTGAACCTCGTAGCCATCACGGCGCTACCACAACCACCTTAGCCATCAGACCGGGCCCACTTTATTACCTCGAATTGCATTTCTCTTCAAGCCGAGGACTTCAAACCAAGAAGTCATCGCGTTCGACCCTCCAACCGATTAATTGTTGCATTAAATTGTCGATTAATTGTTCCCAAAGCCATTATAGTTGTAATTATGGAGGGTTAAAGGATCAACGAACGTGAGCAAAATGAGATACGTTGTTTTCGTTCACATATCTCATTAATTCGTGTATTTATCAAGTTCATGCATTTTTTGAATATGTGTATCTACTTAATTCTTGATTCATGTATCTCCTTAATTTTTGTATCTATTTAGTTCATGCATCTACTAGTTCTTACATCTACTTATTTCATGGTTCATGTACCGATTTTGTACATGAATtcaaaaactctataaatagatttcaaaattttcatttcaataagaagaaaaatcaccaacattttctctctccaagTTTTCCTCTGAGTGTGCTAGTTTCAAAAAATGGTTGACAAAGTTCTATTCGTATAGTGCTAATAccaacaggttcgaggtgttgtatcttgagaTGCAAAGTTCATGAAGCTACTTTGTACTATTGATTGGAATTAATCGTCTCAAGGAGATTTGGTTAACTGTATTTTACCTCcaattcttatttattttgttgtcactttcttgataaattttctatttataacAAATAGTGTTATATATCTTTCCCCAATacgtgtcttcttcttctcctcttcttctttattttccaacaatcttaagatGATCATCGTTCTCACTGTTCGTTGGTATTATTAGAAATTCAAGATGGCTGATAACAATGATGTCCAAACTATTCTTGGAGATATTCCTATGGTCGTTTCGAACCAAAGAGGTTCAAATATTGTTGCTTGGTGTTGTGGCAACAAATGCAGCCTTCGGGCTGAAACCATTTATGATGGTGCGGGCACAAGTCACTTGACTGGCATATCCataactatttttcaaaaaagtataGGCAAAATGACGTATAGTTGAATTTATGGAGGTTATAGTTCAACAGATTAGTTTGATGGTACCACCTCCACTGATACCGAATGAGAAATCGGAAACATTCACCAATGTGGGCTTTAAACAGTGGTAGAAGAAAATGTTATTCTAGTTGACCATGCTGAATTTGTCAAGTACTTATTGGAGGTGTGCCCAATTGTTAGTCCAGATGAGCAAAGATGTTACTACCCTTGGGGCATTAGAGGCTTGGAAGCATAGAGATTTCTTATGTCGAACTTATATTCTTAACTGTTTGGTGAATTCCTTgtataatgtttattgtaacaTTGAAAGTGCTAAATAGTTATGAGAGTCCTtagaaaataaatacaaaacCGAAGACGCAGACACCGAGAAATTCATGGTTACCAAATTCCTGGAATTCAAGATGGTGAACGACATCTTTGCTGAGGGAATGAaacttagtgaatcattccaagtggtAGCTATTATTGAGAAGCTACCTCTAGGCTAATCagacttaaaaaattatttgaagcacaaacggaAATAGATGATTGAAGATCTAATTATGCACATCAAAATTGAGGAGGAAAATAAGAGGAATGTCAGGAGGAAAATAAGAGGAATCCAAACACTCCTATCCAACCGAATGCCAACATTGTGGAGCTTTCCAATTCCAATCAAGATAGGAAGAGGAATAAGTCCTTACTAGGTAAAAGCAAGCAAAAGGAATAGTCCTAGAAATTCTAAGGAATATGTTTTGTCTGCAATAAGCCTAGCCATCGAGCTAAGGATTGTAAGAAGCACCCAAACAAAGGCAATGATAGTGGTGCAGTCAAGTAACCGCATCTGATGGAGCAAGAAGATGTTGAAAGATTGATTGTTGTGGTAATGTTTGAGGTATCCTTGATGTCAAACAATACTGATTGATGATTGGACACAAGTACCACAAATCATATTTGTGTGGATAAACATTCATCTCATTTAACGAGAAggctgaagatgaagagaagctCTACATGGCTAACTCTACAGTAGTAAATATTGTCGATAGAGGAAGGGTGATCTTGAAGTTCACTTTTGGCAAGGAAGTCACCTTGCTTAATTTGCTACATGTACCATATTCGGAGGAATCTCATTTTTGGCCCCATACTTGTCGAGaagttttttcaaaattatatttgaacATGACAAGTTTGTTCTTTCTAAAGGGGGATGTATGTAGAGAAAGGGTACTTGTACAATGACCAACTGAAGGCCAATGTGGCTGTTGTTGATGTAAACTCGAAATTCTTGTACCCAAAAGCTAGTTTACACTAttgtgtctccttatctatggcataGTAGATTATGATATGTAATTATAGTATAATGAAGAAATTAGCAAACTTGGGAgctaattccaaagtttgagttGGATGCCCATTATAAGTGTGAGACTTATATTGAGGCTAAGTTTACTAAGAAATCTTTCAAATCTGTTGAAAGAACGAGTGAACCTCTTCAGTCAATCCATAATGACctatgtgatttaaaatttGCAGAATGTAGAGGTGGAAATAAATACTTCATCATTTTTATAGATGATTGTACTcgattttgctatgtttatctATTAACTACCAAAGATGAGGTTATAAGTATGTTTTTAAGTATAAGAATGAGGTTGAGAACCAACTTGATAGACGAATCAAAGTGCTTAAGTCCGACAAAGGAGGAGAATATAGTTCTTCCAACCTAAAAGAGTGGCGTGCTAATTTAGGAATAATACTCCAAACAACTGCATCTTATACTATGCAGGAAAATAGAGTTGTTGAATAGAAGAACAAAATTCTAAAGAAAATGGTAAACGTCATGTTCTTGAGTTGGGTTTACCTTAAAACTTGTGGAGAGAAGCAGTTTTAATTGCAAACTTTATTCTTAATAAAGTACCCCATAAGAAGATAGGTAAGACTTTATATGAGTTATGAAATGGAAGGTTGCAATCCTACAATTTCTTGAAAGTTTGGGGGTGCCTAGCCAAAGTTGCGATTCCTCCTCCAAAACAAACTTGGTTGGGGCCGATAATGGCGGATTGCATATTCATCGGTTATGCTCAAACTAGTAATGCATATAGATTATTGATTCACAAATCTAAGAATGTGGAAATTCATGCCAACATTATCCTAGAACCAAGGGATGCTGAACTCTTTGAGGATGTAAATCTTGCGAAAGGAATTCACGGTGAACCTTCTTAGAAGAGACCTAGAGAATCAGAATTGGAGAATGATGAAGTTGAGGCTAAAGAAGCTAAATTTCGAAGGAGCAAGAGGTCACAGATTGAAATATCTTTCAGACCTGACTTTTTAATCTACCTATTAGAAGGT
Protein-coding regions in this window:
- the LOC104441091 gene encoding disease resistance protein RPV1, whose translation is MDISHATKHSSSTSRGPLYDVFLSFRGADTRHRFADCLYNMLTYARIHVFRDKEEMKSGEEIHPQLIQAIKQSKISIPVISTDYGSSKSCLMELEQMLKCKKNESHIIIPVFYYVDPSDVRNCRGSFRRSMQGHKRNHEGKVIDSWKSALRRIGELNGYHLDETREVPHGELIKQIVGQVLKKLKTEDLIVPKHLVGVDSHVQDIMAKLKVNYCNRQAVNIGPTCEMLLIHGIAGVGKTALAKHVYNQLYHLFDACSSLGPIPAKITPRGVLSLQKKLISDLHNGNVRKSYSSDNALSHIQNRFKRMKILLLLDGVGGHEQLGDVVGELDWLGPGSRVILTSQKQDVLKKINGAESFPLGPLKQDEALRLFCRHAFQTDSPREEFKNLSTDIVAATSGLPLALQMVGSSLFLEKSKRVWRETLSELKAAPLEQVETALNKSYTNLNDKERQIFLDIACFFVGMDKRIPYYMWDDCTYSPSKSIRALHTWSLIDIGEDKELCMHEILKNFGREIVKNENRDEPCKRSRLCDHEEALDVLNRRKGTKKVKALGLEFCDEPKGNSSFECDRFDGFQHLRFLKLDRADICGNFGDRLSSLRWLDWRGRPKIFDVQSLNLYLPNLLILNLSGSQVDKDWSGWDLLNQTRKLKVLNLTGCVKLIATPTFPTSMELEILILKGCSNLAIINASFCVLKKLVYLNMKGCSLLHELPDLGHMRGLKELVIDETSICRIDFKEGSVGNLKRLSARGCKHLKEMPDSIKYLTSLKNLALDGTEIRTLRESIESLKKLQILSLKNCGSLSDLPDGIGKLSSLQSLNLSQTRIHKLPSSVKDLKDMKVLRMRDTFIHKFPEVILKLEKLEEIDLSSCQRLEWRNDYDIGTLSSLAILKLSDTRISSLPPSISRLSRLRELHIFGCNNLSLPKLSPLVKVFRDSPN